A stretch of the Anaerobaca lacustris genome encodes the following:
- a CDS encoding ATP-binding protein, translating into MRANEKQPVEGVVRSWVRGLSLKHQLIAIIMMTSIGALLLAGTVFLAWEWVSIRRAMVRDLSTHTDILADNCKAALAFDDAADANEVITLMKPIPSIQAACLFTETGRLFAMYRRDATVALPRYEELPEDHAFGNGLLIVAKPIQLDGERIGTICISSSLDPIHAQLRHGLSVMVGIVLVASLGAYLISSRLQGVISSPILSLACVANFVSEKKQYTVRAEPHGSAEVGLLIEAFNEMLEQIEQRDSVLVRANEQLEARVAERTVELTATNEKLTREIAFRKRAEQVLKQRAERIVHHQKTLVKLSKRSNDDLASMICTTTEEAAATLAIDRVSVWFFDEARTYMVCEDLFRRDQNVHESGAQIATGECPSYFQAIENSRIVAANDARNDPRTRELREGHLEPLGIASLMDVPIRLHGKTYGVLSQEHVGTPREWSLEEQDFAASLADMIALQMEANERHKAERALAKVNEHLAETIRELRRSNKELQDFAYVTAHDLKAPLRGIGTLADWITSDYADKLDEQGQTHLGLLKGRVSRMSELIDSILHYSEIGRTSKCLEHVNLGTLVPEIIAQVAPPETIQVTIEGTLPTVVFERVRLVQVFQNLIGNAVKYMDKPQGYIRIGCSEQEQAWTFHVTDNGPGIDEKYFGKIFEMFQTLTRRDELESTGIGLAVVKKIIELHGGAVWVESTVGTGTTFFFTLPKQVSSVQIEVPDKAEVS; encoded by the coding sequence ATGCGGGCAAATGAGAAACAACCCGTGGAGGGCGTCGTACGGTCGTGGGTGCGAGGCCTGTCGCTCAAACACCAGCTCATCGCCATCATTATGATGACGAGCATCGGCGCCCTTCTGCTGGCCGGCACCGTATTCCTGGCGTGGGAATGGGTCAGCATCCGGCGCGCGATGGTCCGCGACCTGTCCACCCACACCGATATCCTCGCCGACAACTGCAAGGCGGCGCTGGCCTTCGACGATGCCGCCGATGCCAACGAGGTCATCACCTTGATGAAACCCATCCCTTCCATCCAGGCGGCTTGTCTCTTCACCGAAACGGGCCGGCTCTTCGCCATGTATCGACGCGACGCCACGGTCGCCCTGCCCCGATACGAGGAGCTGCCCGAAGACCACGCCTTTGGAAACGGATTGTTGATCGTCGCCAAACCCATTCAACTCGATGGGGAGCGTATCGGTACGATCTGCATCTCGAGCAGTCTCGATCCCATACACGCACAACTCAGGCATGGCTTATCCGTCATGGTCGGCATCGTCCTGGTTGCATCCCTGGGGGCGTATCTGATCTCCTCCAGGCTTCAGGGGGTAATCTCCTCGCCCATTCTCTCTCTGGCCTGCGTGGCGAATTTCGTGTCGGAGAAGAAACAATACACCGTCCGCGCCGAGCCGCACGGCAGCGCTGAAGTGGGACTGCTCATCGAAGCCTTTAACGAGATGCTCGAACAAATCGAACAGCGCGACTCGGTCCTGGTCCGGGCCAACGAGCAACTGGAGGCCCGGGTGGCCGAGCGCACGGTCGAACTGACGGCGACCAACGAGAAGCTCACGCGGGAAATCGCCTTCCGCAAAAGGGCCGAACAGGTGCTCAAACAGCGCGCCGAGCGGATCGTCCATCACCAGAAAACACTCGTCAAGCTGAGCAAGCGCAGCAACGATGATCTGGCCTCCATGATCTGCACGACCACTGAGGAGGCGGCCGCCACCCTCGCCATCGACCGGGTCTCGGTCTGGTTCTTCGACGAAGCGCGAACGTATATGGTCTGCGAGGACCTCTTCCGTCGAGATCAAAACGTCCACGAGAGCGGGGCCCAAATTGCAACGGGCGAGTGCCCTAGCTACTTCCAGGCCATCGAGAACAGCCGCATCGTGGCCGCCAACGACGCCAGGAACGACCCGCGCACGCGGGAACTCCGTGAAGGCCATCTGGAGCCGCTCGGCATTGCGTCGCTGATGGACGTTCCGATCCGACTCCACGGCAAGACGTACGGCGTGCTCAGTCAGGAGCACGTCGGAACCCCGAGGGAGTGGTCGCTTGAGGAACAGGATTTTGCGGCATCCCTGGCCGATATGATCGCCCTTCAGATGGAGGCCAACGAACGACACAAGGCCGAGCGCGCCCTGGCCAAGGTCAACGAACACCTGGCCGAGACGATCCGGGAGTTGCGGCGATCCAACAAGGAACTCCAGGATTTCGCCTACGTCACCGCCCACGATCTCAAGGCCCCCCTGCGGGGCATCGGCACGCTGGCCGATTGGATCACCAGCGATTACGCCGACAAGCTCGACGAGCAGGGCCAGACCCATCTGGGCCTGCTCAAGGGCCGCGTCTCGCGGATGAGCGAACTGATCGACAGCATTCTGCACTACTCGGAGATCGGCCGGACCTCCAAATGCCTCGAACACGTGAACCTTGGCACGCTGGTCCCGGAGATCATCGCTCAGGTGGCCCCGCCGGAAACGATCCAGGTCACAATCGAGGGCACCCTGCCCACCGTGGTCTTCGAACGGGTCCGGCTGGTCCAGGTCTTTCAGAACCTGATCGGCAATGCGGTCAAGTACATGGACAAACCCCAAGGATATATCCGCATCGGCTGCTCCGAGCAGGAGCAGGCCTGGACGTTCCACGTCACCGACAACGGGCCGGGCATCGATGAGAAGTACTTCGGAAAGATCTTCGAGATGTTCCAGACCCTGACCCGTCGCGACGAGTTGGAGAGCACGGGGATCGGCCTGGCGGTCGTCAAGAAGATCATCGAACTGCATGGAGGCGCCGTGTGGGTCGAATCCACCGTCGGCACGGGCACGACGTTCTTCTTCACCCTGCCGAAGCAGGTTTCGAGCGTGCAGATTGAGGTGCCAGACAAAGCCGAGGTGTCGTGA
- a CDS encoding YfiR family protein has translation MRIGRSILLLLSACLTVCSTPVTVRADSTATQEYRLKAAFLYNFILFVDSERLDAPQKNAKNNDPNRPILVGILGKDPFGDAFDPLENREVRNRRVAIQRFKGLGEYADEEGRLPNRHPHFERIEDCHVLFVCPSEKQHIVRILRSLGRQSLLTVGDTPGFLEAGGVINFLIEDKKIGFEINTMAAQRARLQIRSQLLRLAKRIVKTDAFQGHNDGGNDAGK, from the coding sequence ATGAGAATCGGACGTTCCATTCTGTTGCTCCTGTCCGCGTGCCTGACGGTCTGCAGCACGCCGGTCACGGTCCGCGCGGATTCGACGGCAACTCAGGAGTATCGGCTCAAGGCGGCGTTTCTCTACAACTTCATCCTGTTCGTGGACAGTGAACGGCTCGATGCGCCGCAGAAGAACGCCAAGAACAACGACCCTAACCGGCCCATTCTCGTCGGCATTCTCGGCAAGGACCCTTTCGGCGATGCGTTCGATCCTCTGGAGAACAGGGAAGTGCGAAATCGGCGTGTGGCAATCCAGCGGTTCAAAGGCCTCGGCGAATATGCGGATGAGGAGGGACGTTTACCCAACCGGCATCCTCACTTCGAGCGGATCGAAGACTGCCACGTGCTATTCGTCTGCCCGTCGGAGAAGCAACACATCGTACGAATTCTCAGATCGCTTGGCAGACAGAGTCTGCTGACGGTGGGGGACACCCCCGGATTCCTGGAGGCCGGCGGGGTCATCAATTTCCTGATCGAGGACAAGAAAATCGGCTTCGAGATCAACACGATGGCAGCTCAACGCGCCAGGCTTCAGATCCGATCGCAACTGCTTCGACTGGCCAAACGCATCGTCAAGACCGATGCTTTTCAGGGACACAACGATGGGGGAAACGATGCGGGCAAATGA